In a genomic window of Brassica rapa cultivar Chiifu-401-42 chromosome A10, CAAS_Brap_v3.01, whole genome shotgun sequence:
- the LOC103844581 gene encoding polygalacturonase At1g48100, whose protein sequence is MFCPTKMLVSSYTRNHILFFIALILTLTSLTESRYHHHKEKHKHNSHNHHSSKPEPPSSSISQPPTPPPGPNDSPSPSLPPSPSDEPEEDNNGFYNVRKFGAVGDGVTDDTEAFKTAWDSSCSNQNDTVSVLFVPYGYTFMIHSTIFTGPCHSYQILQVDGTIITPDGPESWPSNISKRQWLVFYRVNGMALKGAGVIDGRGQKWWDLPCKPHRSVNKSAIFAGPCDSPIALRFFMSSNLTVEGLMIKNSPQFNFRFDGCQGVHVESLHITAPPLSPNTDGIHIENSNSVTIYNSVISNGDDCVSIGSGSYDVDIRNLTCGPGGHGISIGSLGNHNSHACVSNITVRDSIIKYSDNGVRIKTWQGGSGSVSGVTFNNIHVESVRNPIIIDQYYCMTKDCSNKTSAVFVSDIAYQGIKGTYDIRSPPMHFGCSDAIPCTNLTLSGIELLPAKGDIVLDPFCWNAYGLAEELSIPPVWCLMSDPPTALQGALVDKCGSP, encoded by the exons atgttCTGTCCAACAAAAATGCTTGTTTCTTCTTATACTCGCAACCATATCCTCTTCTTCATTGCACTAATTCTCACGTTAACCTCTTTAACTGAATCTCGATACCATCACCACAAAGAGAAACACAAACACAATAGCCATAACCATCACTCCTCAAAACCAGAGCCACCATCTTCCTCAATCTCTCAGCCTCCTACTCCTCCTCCAGGCCCCAATGACTCACCGTCACCTTCGCTGCCACCGTCACCTTCAGACGAGCCTGAAGAAGATAACAATGGATTCTACAACGTGAGAAAGTTTGGTGCGGTCGGAGATGGTGTCACGGACGACACGGAAGCATTCAAAACTGCGTGGGACTCTTCATGTAGTAACCAGAACGACACCGTTTCAGTTTTGTTTGTTCCTTACGGCTACACATTCATGATTCACTCTACTATATTTACCGGTCCTTGCCACTCTTACCAAATATTACAA gtGGACGGGACCATTATAACACCAGATGGACCAGAATCGTGGCCAAGTAATATAAGTAAAAGACAGTGGCTTGTCTTCTATAGAGTCAACGGAATGGCTCTGAAAGGTGCCGGAGTTATTGACGGCCGGGGACAAAAATGGTGGGATCTTCCCTGCAAACCTCACCGG TCCGTCAACAAATCTGCAATTTTTGCTGGTCCCTGCGACAGCCCCATT GCTTTGAGGTTCTTTATGAGCTCGAATCTAACGGTGGAAGGTCTAATGATAAAAAACAGCCCGCAGTTTAATTTCAGATTCGACGGATGCCAAGGCGTTCACGTCGAGTCCCTTCACATCACTGCTCCACCGTTAAGTCCCAACACTGACGGCATCCACATTGAAAATTCTAACTCCGTTACCATCTACAACTCCGTCATCTCCAACG GAGATGATTGTGTATCGATTGGTTCGGGATCCTACGATGTTGATATTCGGAATCTCACTTGTGGACCCGGTGGCCATGGAATTAG TATTGGAAGTTTGGGCAACCACAACTCACACGCATGCGTATCAAACATAACTGTAAGAGACTCCATCATAAAATATTCCGACAACGGAGTTCGGATCAAAACGTGGCAAGGTGGTTCTGGTTCGGTCTCAGGCGTGACATTTAACAACATCCACGTGGAGTCAGTCCGTAACCCAATAATCATTGACCAATACTATTGCATGACCAAAGATTGTTCTAATAAAACATCTGCGGTTTTTGTATCTGATATTGCATACCAAGGCATCAAAGGAACTTACGATATTCGAAGTCCTCCAATGCATTTTGGATGCAGCGATGCAATTCCATGCACAAATCTAACTCTTTCGGGCATCGAGTTGCTTCCTGCAAAGGGCGACATCGTTCTGGATCCGTTTTGTTGGAATGCTTATGGACTTGCGGAAGAGCTTTCGATTCCTCCGGTTTGGTGTCTCATGTCAGATCCTCCCACGGCGTTGCAAGGTGCTCTTGTTGACAAGTGTGGTTCACCGTGA